From a single Fusarium fujikuroi IMI 58289 draft genome, chromosome FFUJ_chr03 genomic region:
- a CDS encoding related to DNA-directed RNA polymerase II regulator, with translation MSSSAPRTGERLVHQDFIARIRFSNALPPPPHPPKLLDIPNTGLASGQYTTPGFASRLAREQPLNIEADAELGMPLDLVGMPGVFDGDERSIQAPPHPPALHPHDRPLLRPIAALGKHKVAEANVSFLRRTEYISSTVTKRQDGAAPRALLTKANKNRRIPEPAADAPHVIKRKIDKGFDIAEHEFKDPKRAKHPSKRNLKVVDVSPFIPDLEAFPDSGAYVTIKFHQNPVVSTKDYDRRLLSGLFRPIDRTAEEEEAYEAAVAAHEQDPENNPKPQNWMNFDYYLAATPDVGDRFRRKFDVEDADHNEDELYTHDSVNGGCFQYNRLRAYETAQETNYDHETKFDAEVLLAYNEDTFYPNQKAVYYYPVMQKSVIRPQRTKNIARNIGITDEEQVVDQLDVTVEDPREDIRDMIKAHRDHPLGTGQADEEEGNEEEHHEGQDAEGEEEGEHHSPAARRSRSASEEHDAEGEDEE, from the exons atgtcttcttcagctcctcGCACAGGTGAGCGCTTGGTTCACCAGGACTTCATCGCACGCATCCGATTCTCCAATGCGCTCCCTCCACCACCCCATCCTCCTAAGCTGCTCGACATACCTAATACCGGTCTTGCTAGCGGTCAATATACGACACCAGGCTTTGCTTCGCGCCTTGCGAGGGAGCAGCCGCTCAATATTGAGGCAGATGCTGAGCTGGGAATGCCCCTTGACTTGGTCGGCATGCCTGGCGTTTTCGATGGCGATGAACGAT CTATTCaggctcctcctcatccacctgctcttcatcctcatgaTCGACCCCTTCTAAGACCCATCGCCGCTTTGGGAAAACACAAGGTCGCAGAAGCCAATGTTTCCTTCCTTCGCCGGACAGAATACATATCTTCTACGGTCACTAAGCGACAAGATGGCGCTGCACCCCGCGCTCTACTCACTAAAGCCAACAAGAATCGACGCATCCCGGAGCCTGCAGCTGATGCTCCTCACGTCATTAAGCGAAAGATTGACAAGGGCTTCGACATTGCTGAGCACGAATTCAAAGACCCCAAACGCGCCAAACATCCAAGCAAGAGAAATCTCAAGGTTGTCGATGTGTCGCCTTTCATCCCAGATCTCGAGGCTTTCCCCGACTCGGGCGCGTACGTTACCATCAAATTCCACCAGAACCCTGTGGTCAGCACCAAGGATTATGACAGACGTCTTCTCAGTGGTTTGTTCCGGCCCATTGATCGGAcagccgaggaagaggaagcgtATGAGGCAGCTGTGGCAGCTCATGAGCAAGATCCTGAAAACAACCCCAAGCCTCAGAACTGGATGAATTTTGACTATTACTTGGCGGCAACTCCTGACGTGGGGGATCGATTTCGTCGCAAGttcgatgttgaggatgccgACCACAACGAGGACGAACTCTACACTCATGACTCTGTCAATGGTGGATGCTTCCAATACAACCGGCTCAGAGCGTATGAGACAGCTCAGGAGACCAATTACGACCATGAGACCAAGTTCGACGCAGAGGTTCTCCTGGCTTACAACGAAGACACTTTCTACCCCAACCAGAAGGCCGTATACTACTATCCTGTTATGCAAAAATCTGTGATTCGACCCCAGCGAACAAAGAACATTGCGCGAAACATTGGTATTACCGATGAGGAGCAAGTTGTTGACCAACTCGACGTCACCGTCGAGGATCCAAGAGAGGATATCCGCGACATGATCAAGGCGCATCGCGATCACCCCCTCGGCACAGGACaggctgatgaggaagaaggaaatgaGGAGGAGCACCACGAGGGCCAGGATGCTGAaggcgaggaagaaggagaacaCCACAGTCCAGCAGCCCGTCGTTCGAGGTCGGCCTCTGAAGAACATGATGCAGAAGGGGAAGACGAAGAGTAA
- a CDS encoding probable MAP kinase kinase has protein sequence MADQQPQSSDSTPLPQQPAAPTPISLPTHNSGPSPVPLLRPAIPGARSGGARTPRLGLAIPPSPNAKAVGNQGAAAAAPSRPPLPTLHLATPMGSQVTPHEQLPRSQCAAQASAGGGSESSAAHSRSGSFGPLDGRVSNPTSAGSQYSALSFASQYGIGVSRPQGTPDPVSAVGSMYSERSEGGVSMERDGSLQGLEAFDKLSLEKARTLDVDELDEEGWRIASLEKRIVEIGNLGEGAGGAVTRCKLKGGNTVFALKVITTNPDPDVKKQILRELGFNKECASDHICKYYGAFVDPATATISIAMEFCEGGSLDSIYKEVKRLGGRTGEKVLGKIAEGVLGGLTYLHTRRIIHRDIKPSNILLCRDGAVKLCDFGVSGDFGTKGEANTFIGTSYYMAPERITGQSYTITSDVWSTGVTLLEVAQHRFPFPADGTEMQPRAGLIDLLTYIVRQNVPKLKDEPEMDVYWSDNFKYFIECCLEKQPNRRASPWKMMEHPWMVEMRSKRVNMVKYLSFVWGWDEQPKDS, from the exons ATGGCCGaccaacagcctcagagTTCTGATTCGACTCCACTACCC CAACAGCCTGCTGCTCCCACTCCAATTTCTCTGCCAACACATAACTCGGGCCCTTCTCCCGTGCCTCTCCTCCGACCCGCCATTCCTGGCGCCAGAAGTGGTGGAGCTCGTACTCCCAGGCTTGGCCTCGCTATCCCACCATCACCTAATGCCAAAGCTGTAGGCAATCAAGGAGCAGCCGCGGCTGCACCTTCAAGGCCCCCTTTGCCGACACTACACCTAGCAACCCCCATGGGTAGTCAAGTCACACCCCATGAACAATTACCACGATCCCAATGTGCAGCCCAAGCATCGGCAGGTGGTGGTAGTGAAAGTAGCGCGGCTCACTCAAGGTCTGGCAGTTTTGGCCCTCTAGATGGACGGGTGAGCAATCCCACTTCTGCAGGATCTCAGTATTCCGCTTTGTCCTTTGCTTCGCAGTATGGTATAGGTGTATCAAGACCTCAAGGTACTCCGGATCCGGTATCTGCTGTGGGATCTATGTATTCCGAGAGAAGCGAGGGCGGGGTATCTATGGAGCGTGATGGAAGTCTTCAAGGTTTGGAGGCATTCGATAAACTAAGCCTTGAGAAAGCCAGGACTctagatgttgatgagctcgacGAGGAGGGTTGGAGAATCGCaagtttggagaagagaattGTCGAGATTGGAAATCTAGGTGAAGGTGCTGGAGGTGCTGTCACAAGATGCAAGCTCAAGGGTGGGAACACGGTTTTTGCCCTCAAG GTCATCACTACGAATCCGGACCCCGACGTCAAAAAGCAGATTCTCAGAGAGCTGGGATTTAACAAAGAGTGCGCTTCAGACCACATATGCAAGTACTATGGAGCCTTTGTCGATCCGGCTACAGCCACGATCTCAATTGCAATGGAGTTTTGTGAAGGCGGTTCGCTTGATAGTATTTACAAGGAGGTCAAGCGTTTGGGGGGCAGAACAGGAGAGAAGGTTTTAGGAAAGATCGCCGAGGGTGTTTTGGGCGGTCTCACGTACCTGCATACTCGACGAATCATTCACCGAGACATCAAACCTTCGAACATCCTGCTCTGCCGAGATGGTGCTGTGAAACTTTGCGATTTTGGTGTCTCTGGCGATTTCGGTACTAAGGGAGAGGCCAATACTTTTATCGGCACCAGCTATTATATGGCACCTGAGCGTATCACTGGACAGTCCTATACTATTACTTCGGATGTTTGGTCAACCGGAGTTACCCTTCTCGAGGTTGCGCAGCATCGTTTCCCGTTCCCAGCAGACGGCACAGAAATGCAACCGCGGGCTGGTCTTATAGATTTACTCACATACATCGTAAGACAGAACGTGCCCAAACTGAAGGACGAACCTGAAATGGACGTGTATTGGAGTGACAACTTCAAATATTTCATTGAGTGCTG TTTGGAAAAACAACCCAACAGACGAGCCAGTCCttggaagatgatggagcACCCATGGATGGTTGAAATGCGCTCCAAGCGTGTCAACATGGTgaaatatctttcttttgtctGGGGCTGGGACGAACAACCTAAGGACTCTTAG
- a CDS encoding probable RER1 protein translates to MNAPEPEQTPFEAVSVHTSRLQRKYQALLDQSTPFVLYRWVGTVVCLLLFFLRILLAQGWYIVAYALGIYLLNLFLAFLQPKFDPSNEEADNEMEDGSVGTLPTKQDEEFKPFIRRLPEFKFWYWATRAIIISFFCSWFEIFNVPVFWPVLVMYWFILFFLTMRKQIQHMIKYRYVPFTVGKKNYAKNNS, encoded by the exons ATGAATGCGCCAGAGCCTGAGCAGACCCCTTTCGAGGCTGTCAGCGTCCATACCTCGAGGCTTCAGCGG AAATACCAAGCTTTGCTGGACCAGTCGACCCCTTTCGTCCTCTACCGATGGGTCGGTACTGTTGtctgcctcctcctcttctttcttcgaaTCCTTCTTGCGCAGGGCTGGTATATCG TTGCCTATGCGCTCGGTATCTATCTTTTAAACCTGTTCCTGGCTTTCCTGCAGCCCAAGTTCGACCCCTCCAACGAAGAGGCCGATAACGAGATGGAGGACGGCTCTGTGGGCACTCTTCCCACCAAGCAGGACGAGGAGTTCAAGCCCTTCATTCGTCGACTTCCTGAGTTCAAGTTCTGGTACTGGGCTACCCGAGCTATTATCATTagcttcttctgcagctGGTTCGAGATCTTTAACGTGCCAGTTTTCTGGCCCGTTCTGGTCATGTACTggttcatcctcttcttcctgacTA TGCGCAAGCAAATTCAGCACATGATCAAGTACCGCTACGTACCCTTCACTGTCGGTAAGAAGAACTACGCCAAGAACAACTCGTAA
- a CDS encoding related to capsular associated protein: MTGADGNFKHTSYHDDFGFCLTLKPAINMIPLLSFRASQRRQLLSITALTLFCFCAYSLLRISPKHTREIQIQTPTQTPLEPSTTPGSAPQDELVQGSAEPRKVSTPEVHPIGYLTRNAQEEFKKLRARQSKTLEEAVQEYRRRYGIPPPPLFDEWFRFAKDNDVKLIDEFDTIHDLITPFWGLKPKTIRTRAREALGFDNGLIGVSIRDHRITYIQNGVEWQQNATKRMMGKFLKYLPDMDLAFNFHDESRVVLSYEDLTRLMKIAKEQNMPAAFAKSQLANDFTQTNSELYDGKSFDEISLTRFNSFAHQSTWSHSRLSCPPDTPARCLEEEEAVDYRNRYGMSDLGFVYNTTAMSDICLSPSLKSNFGFFGGPNTYRIVQDLFPIFSQSKISSYSDLVYPSPWDWAGMVKYEEDMDVEWVKKESKLYWRGSTTGGYSRNGRWRHQHRQRLVQKLNARDQAHILTKQNGRSWATSEVPRGDYSEMIDVHFSHIGQCDQGDCEAQRAFFNVTEAVDQQDAWSYKYLLDMDGNAFSGRFTAFLRSRSLTFKLAVFREWHAEWLKPWAHYVPLSIQGDDWLEIVRFLENEEAGREEGERIAAASREWAKQALRQVDMEAWFFRLMLEYARVIDDKREVIGYDRRSANMRLPKIERGQSIAKGTYTTGNGIKVHITNTGTGVSEE, encoded by the exons ATGACCGGTG CCGATGGAAATTTTAAACATACTTCCTACCATGACGATTTCGGTTTCTGTTTGACCCTGAAGCCAGCTATAAACATGATCCCCCTCTTATCGTTTCGCGCCTCTCAGCGGCGTCAACTCTTATCCATCACAGCTCTAACATTATTTTGTTTCTGCGCGTATAGTCTCTTGAGAATATCACCAAAACACACAAGAGAAATTCAAATCCAAACTCCCACTCAAACACCCCTAGaaccatcaacaaccccagGATCAGCGCCACAGGATGAACTTGTTCAAGGAAGCGCCGAACCAAGAAAGGTTTCCACTCCAGAAGTGCATCCTATAGGATATCTTACAAGGAATGCCCAGGAGGAGTTTAAAAAACTCAGGGCTCGACAGTCCAAGACGCTTGAAGAGGCTGTTCAGGAGTACCGTCGTCGATATGGTATTCCACCGCCACCTCTTTTTGACGAGTGGTTTCGATTTGCAAAAGACAACGACGTCAAATTGATAGACGAGTTCGACACGATTCATGATCTGATCACTCCATTCTGGGGACTAAAACCCAAGACTATCCGGACTCGAGCCAGAGAGGCATTGGGTTTTGATAACGGGCTGATTGGAGTATCCATTCGAGACCACAGGATCACTTATATACAAAATGGCGTTGAATGGCAGCAAAATGCcacgaagaggatgatgggCAAATTTCTCAAGTACCTTCCAGACATGGACCTGGCCTTCAACTTTCACGACGAGTCCCGCGTTGTCCTTTCGTATGAGGACCTGACGAGGTTAATGAAAATAGCCAAAGAGCAGAACATGCCCGCAGCGTTTGCGAAATCACAACTCGCCAACGACTTCACTCAAACGAACTCGGAGCTATATGATGGGAAGTCGTTCGACGAGATAAGTCTCACACGCTTCAACTCTTTTGCCCATCAATCAACCTGGTCTCATTCTCGCCTGTCCTGTCCGCCAGATACTCCAGCTCGCTGtctcgaggaggaagaggctgtggACTATAGAAACAGGTATGGCATGAGTGATCTTGGATTTGTTTACAACACGACCGCCATGTCAGACATATGCCTATCGCCCAGCCTCAAATCTaactttggcttcttcggtGGACCCAATACATATAGAATTGTCCAGGATTTGTTTCCCATATTCTCCCAGTCCAAGATTTCTTCTTACAGCGACCTTGTATACCCGTCTCCCTGGGACTGGGCCGGCATGGTAAAATACGAGGAGGACATGGACGTGGAGTGGGTTAAGAAGGAGAGCAAGCTATATTGGCGTGGCTCGACCACTGGGGGCTACAGCCGGAATGGCCGTTGGAGACATCAGCACCGTCAACGTCTTGTACAAAAGCTTAACGCGCGCGACCAGGCTCATATTCTCACTAAGCAAAACGGCCGTTCCTGGGCGACCAGCGAGGTCCCGCGCGGCGACTACAGCGAGATGATTGATGTGCATTTCTCTCACATTGGACAATGTGACCAAGGTGACTGCGAGGCGCAACGTGCATTTTTCAATGTCACCGAGGCTGTAGATCAGCAAGATGCTTGGTCATATAAATATCTACTTGATATGGATGGAAACGCCTTTTCCGGTCGCTTCACTGCCTTCCTTCGCAGTCGCAGCCTCACATTTAAACTCGCAGTGTTCCGTGAGTGGCACGCTGAGTGGCTCAAGCCGTGGGCACATTACGTGCCTCTGAGTATCCAGGGAGACGACTGGCTTGAGATAGTTCGATTCCTCGAGAACGAGGAAGCTGGCCGTGAAGAAGGCGAGCGCATTGCGGCTGCTAGTCGAGAGTGGGCCAAGCAGGCTCTTCGCCAGGTTGACATGGAAGCATGGTTCTTCCGCCTCATGCTTGA ATATGCTCGAGTGATAGACGATAAGAGAGAAGTAATTGGTTATGATCGTCGTAGCGCCAATATGAGGCTACCAAAGATTGAGA GGGGTCAGAGCATAGCAAAAGGCACGTATACCACTGGAAACGGCATCAAGGTTCATATTACCAACACGGGTACTGGTGTTTCAGAGGAGTGA
- a CDS encoding related to ATP-dependent RNA helicase, which translates to MVPPADPERATAASDDEFLSDAASSSDESDYLDSATSRKRRRTTEVPQIEGDKIEDEDEEDHELRRVLSTIQVPSRIKRAVQVDQKEAQTKALVTPKNSIQAPTDPNTTFSSLDVRPWLVQSLANMAIKRPTGIQKGCIPEILKGRDCIGGSRTGSGKTVAFAVPILQKWSEDPTAIFAIVLTPTRELALQIFEQFKAISSPQSLKAILVTGGSDMRTQAIEIGKRPHVIIATPGRLADHIRTSGEDTICGLRRVRYVVLDEADRLLNANGPGSMLPDVEECLSVLPPATERQTLLFTATITPEVRALKDMPIKPGKQSVFVCEVDTQTLAIPTTLKQMYIKTPVTHKEHYLHVFLLTEANVDKTAILFCNRTSTADYLHHLLRMLDHRVTSLHSKLPQRQRIDNLARFRASAARILVATDVAARGLDIPEVSLVINYDLPRDPDDYIHRVGRTARAGRKGEAVSFVGQRDVELALTIEKRVGRDMESWEEEGVNLETRVVRDALKIVSEKKREALLEVEEGREVGGKRKRIKQKLRVE; encoded by the coding sequence ATGGTACCGCCTGCCGATCCCGAACGTGCGACTGCTGCGTCAGACGACGAATTTTTGTCTGATGCCGCCTCATCCTCTGACGAGTCTGACTACCTCGACAGCGCCACATCTCGAAAACGCCGGAGGACAACAGAAGTGCCCCAGATTGAAGGTGACAAGatcgaagacgaggacgaggaagaccaCGAGTTGAGGAGAGTCCTTTCTACTATTCAGGTCCCGTCTCGAATCAAGCGAGCCGTTCAAGTCGACCAGAAGGAGGCTCAAACTAAAGCCTTAGTTACACCCAAGAACTCTATTCAGGCTCCTACCGACCCAAATACCACCTTTTCTTCCCTCGACGTGCGACCATGGCTGGTACAGTCACTAGCAAATATGGCTATCAAACGGCCGACGGGGATTCAAAAGGGCTGTATTCCCGAGATCTTGAAAGGCAGGGATTGTATCGGTGGTAGTCGAACAGGTTCCGGTAAAACAGTAGCGTTCGCTGTGCCTATCTTGCAGAAATGGTCAGAGGATCCTACTGCCATCTTTGCTATCGTCTTaacaccaacaagagaaCTAGCGCTGCAGATTTTTGAGCAGTTCAAGgccatttcttctcctcagagCCTCAAGGCGATCTTGGTGACAGGAGGCTCAGATATGCGCACACAGGCCATTGAGATCGGAAAGCGACCGCATGTGATAATTGCAACCCCTGGTCGTCTCGCGGATCACATTCGAACTTCGGGAGAGGACACCATTTGCGGATTGAGGAGAGTTCGATACgtggttcttgatgaagctgatcGCCTTCTCAACGCCAATGGGCCTGGCAGTATGCTTCCTGACGTGGAAGAGTGCCTCTCTGTTCTTCCCCCAGCTACCGAGAGACAGACGCTTCTGTTTACTGCTACTATTACTCCCGAAGTTCGAGCTCTCAAGGACATGCCAATCAAGCCTGGAAAGCAATCAGTATTCGTGTGTGAGGTTGACACGCAGACATTGGCTATACCTACAACCTTGAAACAGATGTATATCAAGACACCCGTCACTCACAAGGAGCACTATCTCCACGTCTTTTTGCTCACCGAAGCCAATGTCGACAAAACTGCCATCCTATTCTGCAACCGAACCTCGACAGCCGACTACCTTCATCACCTTCTTCGAATGCTTGATCATCGAGTCACTTCTCTACACTCTAAACTTCCCCAAAGACAACGAATCGACAACTTGGCTCGATTCCGCGCCTCAGCGGCGCGTATCCTTGTAGCAACCGACGTTGCCGCTCGTGGTTTGGATATTCCTGAAGTCAGCCTTGTTATCAACTATGATCTCCCACGCGACCCTGATGACTACATCCATCGAGTCGGTCGTACAGCCCGTGCGGGTCGCAAAGGTGAGGCAGTCAGCTTTGTGGGTCAGCGTGACGTGGAACTGGCCCTTACAATCGAGAAGCGTGTCGGCCGTGATATGGAATCTTGGGAGGAAGAGGGCGTCAATCTCGAGACTCGTGTGGTTCGcgatgccctcaagatcgTGTCAGAGAAGAAACGCGAGGCCTTAttggaggtggaggaaggGAGGGAAGTCGGTGGCAAGCGAAAGCGCATAAAGCAAAAATTACGAGTGGAATAA
- a CDS encoding probable peptidyl-prolyl cis-trans isomerase nima-interacting 4: MGKNDKKGADKGGKGKADKGKDARDSGGKSKGAQSINVRHILCEKHAKKEEALAKLNDGLKFDEVAREYSEDKARQGGSLGWKTKGSLDPKFEEVAFALESSTTASPKFVECKTEFGYHIIMVEGRK, encoded by the exons ATGGGGAAAAACGACAAGAAAGGTGCCGACAAGGgaggcaagggcaaggcagACAAGGGTAAAGATGCAAGAGACTCTGGCGGCAAATCCAAAGGTGCTCAGAGTATCAACGTCCGTCACATTCTG TGCGAGAAACACgctaagaaggaggaggctttGGCGAAGTTGAACGACGGCCTCAAGTTCGATGAGGTCGCACGAGAGTACTCAGAAGACAAGGCGAGGCAAGGTGGTTCACTGGGGTGGAAGACCAAGGGTAGCTTGGACCCCAAGTTTGAGGAGGTGGCTTTTGCTCTTGAGTCCAGCACAACCGCCAGTCCGAAATTTGTAGAGTGCAAGACGGAGTTTGGatatcatatcatcatg GTCGAGGGACGAAAGTAG
- a CDS encoding probable 40S ribosomal protein S12, producing MSDVEDNTPEVADVVEVSGDAPKGQMSILDALKGVLKLSLMHDGLARGLREASKALDRRQAHMCVLNENCEEEAYKKLVVALCNEHNIPLIQIPDGKQLGEWAGLCVLDREGNARKVVNCSCVVVKDWGEESQERSILLNYFQTEQ from the exons ATG TCGGACGTAGAAGACAACACCCCCGAGGTCGccgatgttgttgaggtttCCGGCGATGCCCCCAAGGGCCAGATGTCCATTCTCGACGCTCTCAAGGGTGTCCTGAAGCTCTCTCTTATGCACGACGGTCTCGCTCGTGGTCTCCGTGAGGCTTCCAAGGCCCTCGATCGCCGACAGGCACACATGTGTGTCTTGAACGAGAACTGCGAGGAGGAGGCCTACAAGAAGCTTGTTGTCGCTCTCTGCAACGAGCACAACATCCCCTTGATCCAGATCCCCGATGGAAAGCAGCTCGGCGAGTGGGCCGGTCTCT GCGTTCTTGACCGTGAGGGTAACGCCCGCAAGGTCGTCAACTGCTCTTGCGTCGTCGTCAAGGACTGGGGTGAGGAGTCTCAGGAGCGATCTATCCTCCTCAACTACTTCCAGACTGAGCAGTAA
- a CDS encoding probable ribosomal protein S15a.e.c10, cytosolic → MVRTSVLHDALNAINNAEKAGKRQVLIRPSSKVIIKFLQVMQRHGYIGEFEEVDDHRSGKIVVQLNGRLNKTGVISPRYNVRLSELEKWVVKLLPARQFGYVILTTSAGIMDHEEARRKHVSGKIIGFFY, encoded by the exons ATGGTCCGCACTTCCGTTCTCCACGATGCGCTCAacgccatcaacaacgccgAGAAGGCTGGCAAGCGCCAGGTCCTGATCCGACCTTCTTCcaaggtcatcatcaagTTCCTCCAGGTCATGCAGCGCCACG GATACATTGGAGAGTTCGAGGAGGTCGACGACCACCGATCCGGCAAGATCGTTGTCCAGCTCAACGGCCGCCTCAACAAGACTGGTGTCATCTCTCCCCGCTACAACGTGCGCCTCTCTGAGCTCGAGAAGTGGGTTGTCAAGTTGCTCCCTGCCCGTCAGTTCGGTTATGTCATCCTCACCACCTCTGCTGGCATCATGGACCACGAGGAGGCCCGACGCAAGCACGTTTCTGGCAAGATCATTGGCTTCTTCTACTAA
- a CDS encoding related to pseudouridine synthase TruD/Pus7, translating into MAEQSHHAVRGTASYTRSIGISQRVTPLATPWTGEMRTRFSDFQVNEIKEDGTVLHLQQVGLSDEEAPAVVVNKEFNGESTAQETKTDEPAKDSLKQPSSETAMRPESAPQPEAVNDVSPEDATILEGLTDQRFSQELIGVYRSGHGADHEKRKSVTSEPMDDRAKRGQVHQEIRRIFKSRIDTNTTDEGAIVATLIPPRKANSKKRGRGGRGGGREEKPAGEYLHFTLFKENRDTMDAVNQIARFLKVKPQVIGYAGTKDRRASTVQQCSVRYMRPRNLAGINGRIWGVSTGDYDYKDKPIYLGQLLGNEFVIAIKSCQIVGESNDQPIAQRVEVLKKNVDQALSHMNEHGWINYFGHQRFGTHEVGTHQIGQLILGDKYEEAVMSLLHYDVKIAQRAEAGDIPDEPSKRDEYLRNQACMLFLTDKDVDRAIKLMPRRFSAENSIFRHLNRQGAQSRRDFIGSLVHITRGLRSMYLHAYQSYIWNHAASRRWELHGENVIAGDLIIAPTESVPLVSGQDQDGDDIINPVEDDEDAPVRARPLTAEEAASGNYTIFDIVLPTPGYDVVYPENDIGEFYKDFMGRDENGNLDPYKMRRMRREFSLPGRYRKIMNRFLATPSAEVRAYSDDAEQMHPTDLDNIKASKGPSRKRSHEEVDSGSTVKKTKVENGTPASTEVEMTYAQAETSDDGSAPEAAPASQEPTKVAVVVKFQLGRSAYATIALRELMGDPTEDTETRDT; encoded by the exons ATGGCGGAGCAGTCTCATCACGCGGTGCGTGGCACTGCGTCTTATACGCGATCCATAGGAATTAGCCAGCGTGTGACACCACTCGCGACACCATGGACTGGTGAAATGCGGACAAG ATTCTCGGACTTTCAAGTCAATGAGATCAAAGAAGACGGCACAGTCCTGCACCTACAACAAGTCGGCCTGTCAGATGAAGAGGCACCG GCGGTTGTAGTGAATAAAGAGTTCAACGGCGAGTCTACAGCCCAGGAAACGAAAACAGATGAGCCTGCGAAAGATTCCTTGAAGCAACCATCCAGTGAGACCGCTATGAGACCCGAGTCGGCACCTCAGCCTGAGGCGGTCAACGACGTCTCACCTGAGGATGCCACCATTCTTGAGGGTCTGACTGATCAGCGATTCTCTCAGGAGCTGATTGGAGTATATCGGTCTGGTCATGGCGCCGACCACGAGAAGAGGAAGTCTGTTACATCGGAGCCCATGGACGATAGGGCAAAGCGTGGCCAAGTTCACCAAGAGATCCGGCGCATCTTTAAGTCTCGGATAGATACCAACACAACTGACGAAGGTGCTATTGTCGCAACTCTTATTCCCCCACGAAAAGCCAACAGCAAGAAGCGCGGCCGCGGTGGCCGCGGTGGTGGCCGTGAGGAAAAGCCTGCCGGTGAATACCTGCATTTTACTCTGTTCAAGGAGAACCGCGACACAATGGATGCTGTGAATCAGATTGCTCGTttcctcaaggtcaagccccAGGTCATCGGATACGCCGGTACCAAAGATCGCAGAGCTTCTACAGTGCAACAATGCTCGGTGCGATACATGCGGCCACGAAACCTCGCTGGTATCAATGGGAGGATCTGGGGTGTTTCTACGGGAGATTACGACTATAAGGACAAGCCAATTTATCTCGGACAGCTTCTTGGCAACGAGTTCGTGATTGCGATCAAGAGTTGTCAAATAGTTGGCGAGTCCAACGACCAGCCCATTGCCCAGCGGGTAGaagtgctgaagaagaatgtTGATCAGGCTTTGAGTCATATGAATGAACACGGCTGGATCAACTATTTTGGTCACCAGCGCTTCGGAACTCACGAAGTCGGTACACACCAGATTGGGCAACTCATCTTGGGGGACAAGTATGAAGAAGCAGTCATGTCACTACTCCATTACGATGTTAAGATTGCACAGAGGGCTGAGGCGGGTGATATTCCCGACGAACCCTCCAAGAGAGACGAGTATTTGCGAAACCAGGCCTGCATGCTCTTCCTTACAGACAAAGATGTCGACCgagccatcaagctcatgcCTCGTCGATTTTCTGCCGAAAACAGCATCTTCAGACATCTGAACCGGCAGGGCGCTCAGTCTAGACGTGATTTCATTGGCTCTCTGGTTCACATCACTCGTGGCTTGCGCTCCATGTACCTTCATGCCTATCAGTCCTATATCTGGAATCATGCCGCCAGTCGTCGCTGGGAGCTTCACGGCGAGAATGTGATTGCTGGCGATCTCATTATCGCTCCGACGGAGAGTGTGCCTCTTGTCAGCGGCCAGGACCAAGACGGTGATGACATTATCAACCCTgtcgaagacgacgaagatgctCCCGTTCGCGCTCGTCCCCTTACCGCCGAAGAGGCCGCCAGTGGTAACTACACCATCTTCGACATTGTGCTGCCAACACCAGGCTACGACGTCGTTTATCCTGAGAACGATATCGGGGAATTCTACAAGGATTTCATGGGTCGCGACGAGAATGGTAATCTAGACCCCTACAAAATGCGCCGTATGCGCCGCGAGTTCAGTCTGCCTGGCCGATACCGCAAAATCATGAACCGATTCCTTGCCACGCCCTCCGCTGAGGTCCGTGCCTACTCGGATGATGCAGAGCAAATGCACCCAACTGACTTGGACAATATCAAAGCTTCGAAGGGTCCTAGCAGGAAGCGTTCTCATGAAGAAGTTGACTCCGGCTCGACAGTCAAGAAAACGAAGGTTGAAAATGGTACGCCCGCTTCTACAGAGGTTGAGATGACATATGCCCAAGCAGAGACATCAGATGATGGGTCTGCCCCTGAAGCGgctcctgcttctcaagaacctaCAAAGGTTGCGGTGGTAGTTAAGTTTCAACTTGGACGCAGTGCATACGCAACTATTGCGTTACGCGAGCTCATGGGCGACCCTACTGAGGATACCGAGACCAGGGACACTTGA